In Limisalsivibrio acetivorans, one genomic interval encodes:
- a CDS encoding ATP-binding protein produces MRKFLNLFIPRTIKSQMVIMISIVVVLQILVTVAIFQSHIADYYEDYIGSRVMGIAKTVARMHTVREALAEDIPVRDVQKLAESVREDTGAEFVVVGRPDGTRLSHPNPENIGKTFVGGDFRRAIEDGISYVSESVGTLGPSLRGFSPVKNADGRIIGFVSVGYLKTDVDREIFLAQRKPATYVFMMVFIGLVSAVIIAGYVKRITLDLEPSEIASMHKEREIILNSVREGIIAVDCTGRIRFANNEAGRILHLENDINRKDINEIMPDSIITKRLLNCEEGHDEEIRTGEDTLIFNITPVYSRSRVEGVVASFRRRDEIDYIKRELNTVKECSEMLRVQSHEYSNKLHTISGLLQIEEYEEAKDIILKESEGYHSLVEYLDNSVNCTLISGTVIGKYNRACELKCEFELYRDGGWPAPPASPDDAVTILGNLLDNAMEAARNSEKPWIKLSLYTDDDMLAALVEDNGPGLNPENNIFAKGYTTKGDGHGIGLYNVVMALENAEGRIEAGNRDEGGAYFRIFLPAAEEIIEEQEA; encoded by the coding sequence AGTAACCGTAGCCATATTCCAGAGCCATATAGCAGACTACTACGAGGATTATATAGGAAGCCGTGTCATGGGAATCGCCAAAACCGTGGCAAGGATGCACACCGTAAGGGAGGCTCTGGCGGAGGATATCCCTGTCAGGGATGTGCAGAAACTGGCGGAATCGGTGCGCGAGGATACCGGGGCGGAGTTTGTGGTTGTGGGGAGGCCGGACGGCACGAGGCTCTCCCACCCTAACCCCGAAAACATTGGCAAGACCTTCGTAGGCGGTGATTTCCGCAGAGCTATCGAGGACGGGATAAGCTACGTTTCAGAGTCTGTGGGCACCCTTGGTCCCTCGCTGAGAGGCTTTTCTCCCGTTAAAAACGCCGATGGTAGAATAATCGGTTTTGTCTCCGTGGGATACCTTAAAACAGATGTGGACAGGGAGATATTTCTTGCCCAGAGAAAACCCGCCACTTACGTCTTCATGATGGTATTCATAGGGCTTGTGAGCGCCGTTATCATTGCTGGCTATGTTAAAAGGATAACCCTCGATCTTGAACCCTCCGAGATAGCCTCTATGCATAAGGAGCGGGAGATCATCCTGAACTCTGTACGGGAGGGGATCATTGCCGTTGACTGCACAGGTAGAATTCGCTTTGCAAACAATGAGGCAGGCCGCATACTTCATCTTGAAAATGACATTAACCGTAAAGATATAAACGAAATAATGCCGGATAGCATCATAACCAAGCGTCTCTTGAACTGTGAAGAGGGGCACGACGAAGAGATCCGCACCGGTGAAGACACGCTAATATTCAATATCACCCCCGTATACAGCAGAAGCAGGGTTGAGGGTGTTGTGGCAAGCTTCCGCCGCAGAGATGAGATAGACTATATAAAAAGGGAGCTTAACACTGTCAAGGAGTGCTCGGAGATGCTGAGGGTTCAGAGCCATGAGTATTCAAACAAACTCCACACCATAAGCGGTCTTCTGCAGATAGAGGAATACGAAGAGGCGAAGGATATTATCCTGAAGGAGTCCGAAGGGTATCACTCCCTTGTGGAATACCTCGACAACAGTGTGAACTGCACTCTCATAAGCGGAACGGTGATAGGAAAGTATAACCGTGCCTGCGAGCTCAAGTGCGAGTTCGAGCTGTACAGAGATGGAGGATGGCCCGCTCCCCCCGCCTCACCGGATGATGCTGTAACTATCCTCGGAAACCTTCTGGACAACGCCATGGAGGCTGCACGCAACAGCGAAAAGCCGTGGATTAAACTCAGCCTCTACACCGATGATGACATGCTCGCCGCACTGGTAGAGGATAACGGGCCAGGGCTCAACCCCGAGAACAACATCTTCGCTAAGGGCTACACAACGAAGGGTGACGGCCACGGCATAGGGCTGTACAACGTTGTGATGGCCCTTGAGAACGCAGAGGGAAGGATAGAAGCTGGGAACCGTGATGAGGGTGGTGCATACTTCCGTATCTTCCTTCCGGCTGCTGAAGAAATCATAGAGGAGCAAGAGGCATGA